ACACCCACTTTGCACTCATCGAGACTTCTCCTGAGGGCGAGTGTGCGGATCACCCACCATTGTCCACTCCTCCCATGGCAATGGCAATTGTCAGTATCAGGTTCTAATTAATTGTGCCCCCACACCACTTTGCACTCGTCAGTACTTCTCCTGAGGGCCACCGACAAGGCATCTAACCTTACGACAAAAGGCGATGACCGACCGACCGACCGACGACAAcgatgaaagaaaaagaaaagaagacgataattgaaaaataaatatgaaaataaggatctcactagaaaaataaatgaaaaagaaaacaataattGAGAAAACACAAAAATGAGAAATTTATCCCCCCAAAAACAAAAAAGCAGTTTCTTTGAGTTCTCCTGAATCGTAAACAAGAACGCACACTATGTGCAcgacccaataataataataataataaaagacaaAAATAAAAAGGTAAAAACGACTACAACCTTGGAAAGTTCCTGAATCATTCAAAAGCAACCACACGGCTTCAGAGAACAGCGAAGGAGTTCTTAGTGACGACATGATAACACAAGTATAACATCTTCTAACTAAAAAACACACATGGCACATGATGTAAGACCGGTATCAAACCACAAAGTCAACTAAGTATCAAACCAAACAGCTATTCTGAGATCTAGGTTTAAAAAGATTTCCCTCATAAAAACTTGAGTCTGATTTCACTGAACTCTTCTCATCATTAAAATCAGTGCCGCCAAGATAGATGACTGAGAGGACAAGCAGCAATGAGTCACAAGTTAGTTCCTAGTAGCAAAACATGGAGACAACATCGAACAAAAAACAACCTCGATTTACTTGTTTCTGAAAACAAAATACATATTACTGCAACGCAAGATGCAGATTCCTCTGCTACATGCAAGTTCATCCAAatgctttcttttttcctttttttttttcagaaaaggATCTCGTCATCAGTTGCTGGGGTTCAGGTACGTTGCTGAATCAAATTTGGTACAAAACGAGTTTTCTTACCGGACAAATAGATCATTTGCACTCAACGAAAATGATGCTGGAGGTTGCCTACTTTGCTGCAGTACCAAAGTGTTAATCATGTATCCTGTTGTCGGTTGTGTTCTCCCCAACCACTACTGCTTCTGATGTACTTATCCACAATACCAAATTGCCTATTTTGTTCAAGCCGCCTTGCGTAGTTCTCAGTAGAAATAGGACCCTTTTTCGACTGCCGATAATAGATCATTTCCCATGGCCACATTCGAGCAGCACCAAAGTATTCCTCCACAGTTATGCTACTGTGGCTCTCTTCTGGAGCTTCCAATCCATAGTGTTTCAGAGCTAAGAACATCTCCTCTGTTGTTAATCTAGTGGAACTGCTTGCCTCTTGTTGGGTGGATGTCCATCTCTTCAGCTTAAGAGGGAGATCTTCATGTTGGTCGCTCTCATATTTAGAATGATCTGAGCATATATTTTTCTCATTATAATCAGTCCTGATTGTGGGATCCTCCACGACATCTACATTATACCCAAAATGTTCACCACTAATTTCGTTATCCACCTTGAAAGAAGTGCTTGGGTTTCCATCTTCCAACATTGTACATGCATCGTCAGCTTTGTTACATTCCAATTGCTCAGATGTGGGGCTTGTCACATTCTCATCTGAGGAGGTTTTGGTGGAGTGCCCTATTTGCTTGTTATTCGATGGTGTTACCTTCGGCTCCAGTGAGACAGATAAGGacagtgatcttgatcttgacctcGACCTTGACTTCGACTGAGACCTTGACTTTGACTTTGACTTTGACCTCGACCTTAACCTTGACTTAGATATAGAGCTCACAGATTTCGAGTAGGAAGAGGAACTTGAATCAGAAACTGAGCGAGACCGAGAAGATGCAGATCTCAAGTGTGAAGGAGAACTAGAACCAGTAACAGATCTGGACGACCTAGAATGCAACTGTGAGCTGCTTCTATcagatgcagaagaagaagatggtgtaCTAGATTTCCTATGCCGTCCTTTTTTCAGTGCCTTTTTCGATGCTCCATTTTCCAGCTTGCTTTTTCTTTTAGATGGAAAATCTTTTCTGAGCTTTGGCCTGTGTCTTTTCCTACTTTCTGGAGATCTCTCACATTCCCTGCTCATTCCTCTAGCCTTTACAGAATGATATTCCTTTCTATCCCGTTTGTGACGCCTTGATACCATTGGATCTCTACTGATATCAGGTGATCCCCATGAATTCGATCTAAACCTCTTTATTCGTCTTCCTTTTTCTCTAACATTTACTTCTTCCTTACTGCTGTTAAATTTGCTAAATTTCTCTCTTCGAGCATCTGTTTTAGGGCAGGTACGCATTATGTGACCAACTTGACCACATTTATAACAAGTCTGCTGGGGTTTTAACATATCAATTTTTCTGTCGTTACCATGAATAGAGTTCTCTCTCTGCCTCTTTTCTCGAGAAATACCTCTATCCCTAGAACTAGGGCTATCAATCTGGACGTTTTCATTCTCATCCCTTTTATCATACCCATGGTAAGGTTCATAACGGTCAAACTCATCTCCATTATCAATTCCATTGCTATTCAATGTGTCTATACTAGGCTCACCCCATCGATCATTTTCTACTTGATCAAGAGCCCTCATACCACCTTCATTCGTCATTCCTAGATTTACACCTTTATCCCCTTCAATGTCAGTGATATCGTCAGTGGTACGGCCCCTCTTTTTATCAAGTGCATCATCCAAAGTTTGTCTTTCACGGTTATACATCGAGCTATGGAATGTCCTAGCATAA
This Musa acuminata AAA Group cultivar baxijiao chromosome BXJ1-2, Cavendish_Baxijiao_AAA, whole genome shotgun sequence DNA region includes the following protein-coding sequences:
- the LOC135610054 gene encoding uncharacterized protein LOC135610054; the protein is MSLYVGHLSSHIRQEELERVFRRFGWCNVQLKDGYGFVVYQAPPDAERALRSLRGKPICGEQITINWSNRQPRPVQRLARTTRFNEPLQRRNFREENEEVGIRGSNARRGFYARTFHSSMYNRERQTLDDALDKKRGRTTDDITDIEGDKGVNLGMTNEGGMRALDQVENDRWGEPSIDTLNSNGIDNGDEFDRYEPYHGYDKRDENENVQIDSPSSRDRGISREKRQRENSIHGNDRKIDMLKPQQTCYKCGQVGHIMRTCPKTDARREKFSKFNSSKEEVNVREKGRRIKRFRSNSWGSPDISRDPMVSRRHKRDRKEYHSVKARGMSRECERSPESRKRHRPKLRKDFPSKRKSKLENGASKKALKKGRHRKSSTPSSSSASDRSSSQLHSRSSRSVTGSSSPSHLRSASSRSRSVSDSSSSSYSKSVSSISKSRLRSRSKSKSKSRSQSKSRSRSRSRSLSLSVSLEPKVTPSNNKQIGHSTKTSSDENVTSPTSEQLECNKADDACTMLEDGNPSTSFKVDNEISGEHFGYNVDVVEDPTIRTDYNEKNICSDHSKYESDQHEDLPLKLKRWTSTQQEASSSTRLTTEEMFLALKHYGLEAPEESHSSITVEEYFGAARMWPWEMIYYRQSKKGPISTENYARRLEQNRQFGIVDKYIRSSSGWGEHNRQQDT